A DNA window from Desulfobulbaceae bacterium contains the following coding sequences:
- a CDS encoding flagellin FliC produces MAFKITNTSSLISASQLLKGQQDLQSSLEKLSSGSRINKAADDAASLSIANQLGSQARGYGQAIRNANDTVSILQIADGSLDEAASLVSSIRERSLQAANGSQSLESKQALQADIDKSLQQLDNIAKNTSFNGQDLLSGSFTNKQFQVGANANETISVSISSVDPSQLGGESGQLSEVNVLTAEGAQAAIKTTDAALQQINSSRAEIGSQQNKLTSTVSNLSTSRINTLSAESTIRDLDFAEEIMNLSKMKVLNEVRAFASSQANASSQNIVNLLQGEK; encoded by the coding sequence ATGGCATTTAAAATCACCAACACATCAAGCCTCATTTCAGCAAGTCAGCTCCTAAAAGGTCAGCAGGATCTCCAATCGTCTTTAGAAAAACTTTCAAGCGGCAGTAGAATTAATAAGGCTGCAGATGATGCGGCCAGTCTTTCAATTGCCAACCAGTTGGGAAGTCAAGCTCGTGGTTATGGTCAGGCAATACGTAATGCCAATGATACTGTTTCGATTTTACAGATCGCTGATGGATCATTAGATGAGGCTGCCAGTCTGGTAAGCTCAATTCGTGAGCGCTCACTTCAGGCGGCCAATGGAAGTCAATCGTTAGAAAGCAAACAAGCGCTGCAGGCGGATATTGATAAGTCATTGCAGCAACTGGATAACATTGCCAAAAATACCTCTTTTAATGGACAGGATCTTTTGTCGGGCTCCTTTACCAATAAACAGTTTCAGGTCGGCGCCAACGCCAATGAAACCATCTCTGTTTCCATAAGTTCCGTTGACCCGTCGCAGCTGGGAGGTGAAAGTGGGCAGTTATCCGAGGTTAACGTTTTGACGGCTGAGGGCGCACAGGCAGCAATCAAAACTACTGATGCGGCGCTGCAACAGATTAATTCGTCTCGGGCTGAAATTGGTTCCCAGCAAAATAAGCTGACTTCAACTGTTTCAAATTTATCGACCTCGCGAATAAACACCCTTTCTGCCGAGTCAACCATTCGTGATCTGGATTTTGCTGAGGAGATTATGAACCTTTCCAAGATGAAGGTCTTAAATGAGGTTCGAGCA
- a CDS encoding RecQ family ATP-dependent DNA helicase, with the protein MIATNKDIHTPLSDIFGFDKFLPGQEDVICRIVEGKSCLAVFPTGQGKSLCYQLSALLLPGLTLVVSPLVALMKDQVDFLKSKSIKAARLDSSLSSAEFNQIQNSLSRNELKLLYVAPERFANERFILSLRRLNISMMVVDEVHCISEWGHNFRPDYLKLADIIKNLRIPQILGLTATATPKVAADIKTAFSIPEEDFILTGFYRPNLTLRFSPSADPLALLLKRLASRPRDPAIVYVTLQATAEYVATALAEAGYSSRAYHAGLKDEQRHEVQDWFMAANDAVVVATIAFGMGIDKAGIRYVYHYNLAKSLENYAQEIGRAGRDGKPAICETLGGGQDLTVLENFVYGDTPEPAAVQRLLGDICQEKEYFSISLYHMSHTYDIRNLVVSTLLTYLELEGLIVSTGPFYTNYKFIPQRSSAEILADYSPEKALFLRTVFSCASKGKTWFSLDLDEVITKTGAERKRVVAALNYLEEKGDLVLQVAGARRGYRLVRTLSPVELAQLTERLVSRFFDREKNDIRRIQQVVALVNHPGCQTNFLLDYFGEHRQENCGHCEWCIQGDDDDCHSARNTISTATSPVHLEKWKGQVEKVLSEKNEALQSPRQQARFFCGIRSPKSIKAGLPGRASFGLLADCSFVGILEALEKEFNSN; encoded by the coding sequence ATGATTGCCACAAACAAAGATATACATACCCCGCTCTCCGATATTTTTGGCTTTGATAAATTTCTGCCCGGCCAGGAAGATGTTATCTGCCGGATTGTCGAGGGTAAATCCTGCCTGGCTGTTTTCCCCACGGGCCAGGGCAAGAGTCTTTGCTATCAGCTAAGCGCTTTGCTTTTACCCGGTCTGACCCTGGTTGTATCGCCTTTAGTCGCCCTGATGAAGGACCAGGTCGATTTCTTGAAAAGTAAATCAATAAAGGCAGCCAGGCTTGATTCATCACTGAGCAGCGCGGAATTTAATCAAATTCAGAACTCTTTAAGCCGGAACGAACTGAAACTGCTTTATGTGGCGCCAGAACGTTTTGCCAATGAACGATTTATCCTCAGCCTGCGGCGACTGAACATCTCTATGATGGTTGTCGATGAGGTTCATTGTATATCGGAATGGGGCCACAACTTCCGACCCGATTATCTTAAACTTGCCGACATCATAAAAAATTTGCGTATTCCTCAGATTCTGGGGCTTACCGCCACCGCCACGCCTAAAGTGGCCGCAGACATTAAGACTGCCTTTAGTATTCCGGAGGAGGATTTTATCCTGACCGGGTTTTATCGGCCGAACTTAACCTTACGTTTCTCTCCATCGGCTGACCCTCTGGCCCTTCTTTTAAAGCGCCTTGCTTCCCGGCCACGGGACCCGGCCATTGTTTATGTGACTTTACAGGCGACGGCTGAATATGTGGCCACTGCCCTTGCTGAGGCGGGGTATTCGTCCAGGGCCTATCACGCCGGGCTCAAAGATGAACAAAGGCATGAGGTGCAGGACTGGTTTATGGCTGCCAATGATGCAGTTGTTGTGGCAACCATTGCTTTTGGTATGGGGATTGACAAGGCAGGTATCCGTTATGTTTATCACTATAATCTGGCCAAAAGTCTGGAGAACTACGCCCAGGAAATTGGCCGAGCCGGCCGGGATGGTAAGCCGGCGATTTGCGAAACGCTGGGTGGCGGTCAGGATCTTACTGTTTTAGAAAATTTTGTTTATGGTGATACCCCTGAACCTGCAGCAGTTCAACGTCTGCTCGGTGACATCTGTCAGGAAAAAGAGTATTTCAGTATATCCCTTTATCATATGTCCCACACCTATGACATCCGGAACCTGGTGGTCAGCACCCTGCTAACTTACTTGGAGCTTGAAGGTCTTATTGTTTCAACTGGGCCTTTTTATACGAATTATAAGTTTATTCCTCAACGTTCCTCTGCTGAGATCCTGGCTGATTACAGTCCGGAAAAGGCACTTTTTTTGAGAACTGTTTTTTCCTGTGCCAGTAAAGGGAAAACCTGGTTCAGTCTCGACCTTGATGAGGTGATCACTAAAACAGGTGCTGAGCGTAAGCGAGTTGTTGCCGCTCTCAACTACCTGGAGGAGAAAGGAGATCTTGTGCTCCAGGTGGCTGGCGCTCGCCGCGGTTATCGGCTGGTTCGTACTCTGTCTCCTGTTGAACTGGCTCAATTAACAGAAAGGTTAGTTTCTCGGTTCTTTGACCGAGAAAAAAACGATATTAGACGTATTCAACAAGTGGTCGCCCTGGTGAATCACCCCGGGTGCCAGACGAATTTTCTGTTAGACTATTTTGGCGAACATCGTCAAGAGAACTGCGGACATTGTGAATGGTGTATTCAGGGAGACGATGACGATTGTCACAGTGCCAGAAATACCATCAGCACCGCGACTTCACCCGTCCATCTGGAAAAATGGAAAGGGCAGGTCGAAAAGGTTTTGTCTGAAAAGAACGAAGCGCTGCAAAGCCCTCGGCAACAGGCCCGGTTTTTTTGTGGAATTCGATCACCAAAGAGTATTAAGGCTGGTTTGCCGGGCCGGGCCTCCTTCGGGCTGTTGGCAGATTGTTCATTTGTAGGGATCTTGGAGGCGTTAGAAAAGGAGTTTAACTCCAATTGA
- a CDS encoding DUF2786 domain-containing protein: MKNFTSEQIPSLWARQLHTEFDDICWKYKIKLRPPVFEISQSKKQLGSWHPETRTIKISSFLIMNHSWAVTLNVLKHEIAHQVCYEMFKSNEVAHGEAFSTACDLLGLPEEYRSATGDLPEDIDLIAQGRRPSSEESRFISKVEKLLALAESTNANEAASAMQKANALIEKYNLKLINSGRDAHYTHVIINKKKKRVESYQRQICRILQEFFYVKIVASYLYDPISNETHKTIELLGTTENVSIAEYCYYFLEKRLDLLWLQNKHRYQGKTRTEKNSYYLGVLRGFYDKLQNQKEQNQKNSSLKQSNEDRQLMMRGSALISQDERLHEYVGIRFPRLQKQSHRGPKIYKSTYDEGIETGKKITLHKGVAKNEGNRGKLIAQ, translated from the coding sequence ATGAAAAACTTCACATCTGAGCAAATCCCCAGCCTTTGGGCCCGGCAATTACATACTGAATTTGATGACATTTGCTGGAAGTATAAAATTAAATTACGGCCGCCGGTTTTTGAGATTTCACAGTCGAAAAAACAACTCGGATCCTGGCATCCCGAGACTCGCACCATAAAAATAAGCTCATTTCTGATAATGAACCACTCCTGGGCAGTGACCCTCAATGTGTTGAAACACGAGATCGCCCATCAGGTATGCTATGAAATGTTTAAAAGCAATGAAGTTGCCCATGGCGAGGCCTTTAGTACAGCCTGTGACCTTCTTGGTTTGCCTGAAGAATATCGGAGCGCAACAGGTGATTTACCAGAAGATATTGACCTGATTGCACAGGGTAGGCGACCTAGCTCAGAGGAAAGTCGTTTTATCAGTAAGGTCGAAAAACTCCTCGCCCTGGCTGAGTCCACAAACGCAAATGAAGCAGCTAGTGCGATGCAAAAGGCCAACGCCCTGATTGAAAAATACAATTTAAAGTTGATAAATTCTGGTCGTGATGCTCACTATACCCATGTGATTATTAACAAGAAGAAAAAACGGGTTGAATCGTACCAGCGGCAGATCTGTAGGATATTGCAGGAGTTTTTTTATGTGAAAATAGTTGCTTCATATCTCTATGACCCTATAAGCAATGAAACACATAAAACTATAGAGCTGTTAGGAACCACAGAGAATGTCTCTATAGCTGAATATTGCTACTATTTTTTAGAGAAACGTCTGGATTTGCTTTGGTTACAGAATAAGCACAGATACCAGGGGAAAACCAGAACGGAAAAAAACAGCTATTATCTTGGGGTGTTGCGTGGTTTTTACGACAAACTGCAAAACCAAAAGGAGCAAAACCAAAAAAACTCTTCACTTAAGCAGTCTAATGAAGACAGGCAGTTGATGATGCGAGGTTCTGCTCTCATTAGTCAAGACGAGCGCTTGCATGAATACGTGGGGATTCGATTTCCACGGCTGCAAAAACAGTCCCACCGTGGGCCCAAAATTTATAAGAGCACTTACGATGAGGGGATTGAAACCGGCAAAAAGATTACCCTCCACAAGGGAGTTGCCAAAAATGAAGGCAATAGAGGAAAGTTGATAGCTCAATGA
- a CDS encoding type II toxin-antitoxin system HipA family toxin yields the protein MIKLNVWLTLDETATLRVGELIAADPDAQKGGAIQGQFRYTNEYLNWPKAFPLDPIHLPLAQTIFDANRPRSGIHGVFEDSLPDDWGRKILVRKYNIPRNEQRPPQLLRCLAGDGMGALSYSEDDLPPKKKEPLGSHFLEVLKHWAEQFEKDATVVGDELALLFQAGSSPGGARPKALIQDGGKPYIAKFRSIKDQFDVVSLEAATMALAVVAGVDVAPSRHVYCGGQKVLLVERFDVQPQEMRRNHVVTLQTLLGADDYYHLGYRDLAGIVRKVSMNPGDDLRKLFKQLLFNVLIGNTDDHLKNFSMTCDGASWRLSPAYDLVPNVGQNREHVLSINHSFMVPDRSALLQEAKYFGIKQQRKANEIIESMVLKVSGWEKTFHKFDVPHEDMEIIGRDIEGRLAKMCS from the coding sequence ATGATTAAACTGAATGTCTGGCTCACTCTTGATGAAACAGCAACACTTCGTGTTGGTGAACTGATTGCAGCTGATCCGGATGCTCAAAAAGGCGGCGCCATTCAAGGTCAATTTCGCTACACCAACGAATATCTCAACTGGCCCAAGGCGTTCCCATTAGATCCAATTCATTTGCCGCTGGCTCAAACTATATTTGATGCAAACAGGCCCCGTTCAGGCATTCATGGGGTATTCGAGGATAGTCTTCCCGACGATTGGGGGCGAAAGATTCTGGTGCGAAAATATAATATTCCTCGAAATGAGCAGAGACCGCCGCAACTCCTTCGCTGCCTGGCGGGTGATGGTATGGGCGCCCTCAGCTATAGCGAAGATGACCTCCCTCCAAAGAAAAAAGAACCACTTGGCAGTCACTTTCTTGAGGTTTTAAAGCACTGGGCAGAGCAATTCGAAAAAGACGCAACTGTTGTTGGTGATGAACTAGCGCTCCTTTTTCAGGCAGGGAGCTCGCCAGGTGGTGCCAGACCAAAGGCGTTGATTCAAGATGGCGGCAAACCGTATATTGCCAAATTCCGCAGCATAAAGGACCAGTTCGATGTTGTCTCGCTAGAAGCTGCAACAATGGCATTGGCTGTAGTCGCCGGCGTTGACGTCGCCCCCTCCCGACATGTTTATTGCGGCGGCCAAAAAGTTCTCCTTGTGGAACGCTTTGACGTTCAGCCGCAAGAAATGCGTCGCAATCATGTTGTAACGCTGCAGACATTGCTGGGTGCCGATGACTACTATCATCTGGGATATAGAGACCTCGCAGGTATTGTAAGAAAAGTCTCAATGAACCCTGGCGATGATTTGCGGAAGCTTTTCAAACAACTGCTATTCAATGTATTGATTGGCAATACCGATGACCATCTCAAGAATTTTTCCATGACCTGTGATGGTGCTTCATGGCGCCTCAGCCCTGCCTATGACCTAGTGCCCAATGTCGGTCAGAATAGAGAGCATGTCTTGAGTATCAATCACAGCTTTATGGTGCCGGATCGATCCGCTCTTTTGCAGGAGGCAAAGTATTTCGGTATTAAGCAGCAGCGTAAAGCCAACGAAATTATTGAATCAATGGTTTTAAAAGTAAGTGGCTGGGAGAAAACTTTTCACAAATTCGATGTGCCCCATGAGGACATGGAGATTATAGGTCGCGATATTGAAGGCCGTTTAGCAAAAATGTGCAGCTAA
- a CDS encoding helix-turn-helix transcriptional regulator, protein MVNTDGKLGEVLEMLGARLKDARLSRNESQEVFAARIGLTRQSYAKMEKGAGVVPIANWLVASDILGRLDTWQDVLTGQEDLFVQYKKKQQKRKRASRSEGKRSYVGSS, encoded by the coding sequence ATGGTAAACACTGACGGAAAACTTGGAGAAGTTCTAGAGATGCTTGGCGCACGTTTAAAGGACGCTCGTCTGTCCCGCAATGAGAGTCAGGAAGTCTTTGCCGCCAGAATTGGACTGACCAGGCAATCCTATGCCAAAATGGAGAAAGGGGCAGGTGTCGTGCCAATTGCCAACTGGTTGGTTGCGAGTGATATTCTGGGACGTTTGGATACATGGCAGGATGTGCTCACAGGTCAAGAAGACTTATTCGTGCAATACAAAAAAAAACAGCAAAAGAGAAAAAGGGCCAGCCGCAGTGAGGGCAAAAGGAGTTACGTGGGAAGTTCATGA